In the Mycosarcoma maydis chromosome 6, whole genome shotgun sequence genome, one interval contains:
- a CDS encoding uncharacterized protein (related to toxD gene), with product MFLPSKMKALVTTKDKKTEIQEVPLPTLDKDEVLIRTLAVTINPTDWKHVALISGPGKQVGCDFVGIVEELGPQVKNSSLSKGDRVAGFVHGGLDPDRGSFAEFLKTNSEIVATIPDNVDDLTAASLGISGETAVQALFHRLAIPVPDLSNAPIKVTDDSPEILIWSGSTSVGQWAIQIAHISGYKVITTASPRNHEMLKELGADDLYDYRDETTPQKIAAKYPNLSKALDCISENGTQQLCVKSLGAEDGDIVVLLKPDKEAINLRKGQINIIHTLVYTALGRPFSYGRAVYDQDRVTADSELMKEWLNGNQGHFYHLFKQGLLRGNRIKEMPGGLEGIPEGLKYVQEGKASAEKLVHRISS from the coding sequence ATGTTCCTGCCATCCAAGATGAAAGCCTTGGTTACGACCAAAGACAAAAAGACCGAGATACAGGAGGTGCCCCTTCCTacgctcgacaaggacgaggtTCTTATTCGTACGCTTGCAGTCACCATCAACCCTACCGACTGGAAGCATGTCGCCCTGATATCTGGCCCTGGCAAACAGGTTGGATGCGACTTTGTCGGCATTGTCGAAGAGCTTGGTCCTCAAGTCAAGAACAGCTCGCTTAGCAAAGGTGATCGCGTGGCTGGTTTCGTGCACGGCGGTTTGGATCCTGATCGAGGCAGCTTTGCCGAGTTTCTCAAAACCAACAGCGAGATTGTTGCTACCATTCCGGACAATGTGGACGACCTGACAGCTGCCTCGCTGGGGATTTCCGGAGAGACTGCGGTTCAAGCACTATTCCACAGACTGGCGATCCCCGTGCCAGATTTGTCCAATGCTCCCATCAAGGTGACAGATGATTCGCCAGAGATCCTGATCTGGTCCGGAAGCACAAGTGTCGGTCAATGGGCCATTCAAATTGCTCATATTTCTGGTTACAAGGTCATCACCACCGCAAGTCCCAGAAATCACGAGATGCTCAAGGAGCTTGGTGCAGACGATCTGTACGACTACCGCGACGAAACAACCCCTCAGAAGATTGCTGCAAAGTATCCCAACCTAagcaaggcgctcgactgCATCTCGGAGAACGGCACACAGCAGCTCTGCGTCAAATCCCTCGGTGCAGAGGACGGTGACATTGTCGTACTCCTCAAGCCAGACAAGGAGGCTATCAATTTGCGCAAAGGCCAAATTAACATCATCCACACTCTCGTCTATACCGCTCTTGGTCGTCCATTCAGTTACGGAAGAGCTGTCTATGATCAAGATCGTGTCACGGCCGACTCTGAGCTCATGAAGGAATGGCTGAACGGCAATCAGGGTCACTTTTATCATTTATTCAAACAAGGCCTCTTGCGCGGCAACAGGATCAAGGAGATGCCTGGAGGCCTGGAAGGCATTCCAGAGGGTCTCAAGTACGTACAGGAAGGCAAGGCTTCCGCCGAGAAGCTGGTGCACAGAATCAGCTCGTGA
- a CDS encoding uncharacterized protein (related to Sterol regulatory element binding protein cleavage-activating protein), which translates to MAQEGLGVRRDPQKLTTRRARRSPSGSASSLPLVRQLRSRGEALFQLHGRWISKHQIRTLLLCSLVITSLFYPAVGIYFWASKGGPGVSRGDAKSVWRSLSTPFMDSFASSGRKHVNALSDLRMVWDDARDLQAVDISDAKVLLDHRTRQSSSSAGILAHPFSRPRCRSIRVEHVFITTDDVMAGRGPRFGVLEKRILNSALQLQKSIESELADAQDDDSRKSGLVCVQARTSFPGRQTTFGKEAACLTLSPLEYWNLDSQAILKDDTPALFVAHSSLNRTRLGAPMSPSTTLAGRWHLFKRLPRAEFLAFTFFLHNDHPAACSNAESSPSVAKPISSSAAQASWQDLLTRVTGGQVRLIASPESISHNLVLQFAPHAAASKRKPTHIFLLTAYAFVIIYISRGLVNLRKVHSRFGLAFTGTTQLIISMIMSVSICALLGIRLTLVPWELLPFVIVVVGSENMYSLTKAIVDTPLSLTVSSRIAHGLGKVGVPITLTTLADILLLLVIALFIEVRAVREFCIFAIFSLIMDWFLQMTFFVTVLSIDMQRLELADLLTQGTRLSRKQEHLSHSHDSTTHRSTSGSEDADGDAHSDARKRGSVIGVPARSGNIVVAAVSKLWKARTARTASLTLILVYMGGLYLYYGTGFPSHQQSSYILPDDWDTTRPTPSSNSAFDPFGHLDTKLNPSLPWWTSSPSADFWTSLNPMGAQELRIDVRPWTILSLRSSTEGQAPPSVATFADWALFRPRIRAVVWFVKLVILPISGTTALLWMLLLYLLKDTELLDAQRDKSEADPSEGMNGCTAPTSPLSLEPKTAVIANAHSCDIEYLVQDGGLAASIDNGGDIHIWRVDGGNASNEDSRRRSTIGRARSGLALEQSVFVALALSAEAGWLAIGYASGRVLFLSAETLEPIWDYIVLDSASPITSLTPQHQESMHRLDTAVALSAHCDGTIRVWNVARKEVKLVTSRTQLDSRLRWRSLNVLVAAGQNPSANIISSSTANGSSVSSASSRTPLIGFATSDGQFHIRAVESGGVSTKTVFTLKMEDRGQICSALLCQLSSRPSVADEAPLLRNTLLLGFANGRAQLIDSDSAESISSVDLDDGPVIGLSAMDSGEVSTSAFIAQTTGRASLLVVSSGPSAGAAVMEKSGSIHSSLSAVASGSPLRIRTPNGSSTNAANFWADVSTPPSPASELTNPMAYPMSSHGSASRLRRASAHMRDRSGTGASADGSSQTLAASSSLSVFPNTPPPSGTMQKSDDRQLRFLGWVRCQRGGSFAAGAGSLLVGVGRAPRSSTQSRWEWWALDLREELILGRGGELMVPRQPLLLTSEQVTRRPSPGRQSLQHSRTGRRSLEISLDDALSFSRLHPVQGLSTSQRHETGLIFGFGGSIGVLRIYSKPA; encoded by the coding sequence ATGGCCCAAGAGGGGCTTGGAGTGCGGCGCGACCCTCAAAAGCTCACAACGAGGAGAGCAAGGAGGTCGCCGTCCGGCTCTGCGTCTTCACTGCCCCTCGTTCGTCAACTGCGGTCTCGAGGCGAAGCACTGTTTCAACTACATGGACGATGGATCTCTAAACACCAAATTCGCaccttgctgctctgctcgctcgtcatcacctCTCTCTTTTATCCCGCCGTGGGCATCTACTTTTGGGCATCTAAAGGTGGCCCTGGTGTCTCGAGAGGCGATGCCAAGAGCGTATGGAGGTCGCTCAGCACCCCTTTCATGGACTCGTTTGCCAGCAGCGGCCGAAAGCACGTCAACGCATTGAGTGACCTTCGCATGGTGTGGGACGATGCACGCGACCTTCAAGCTGTCGACATCAGCGACGCCAAGGTCCTTCTCGATCACCGAACACGGCAATCTTCATCTTCCGCTGGCATTCTAGCCCATCCATTTTCGCGACCGCGCTGCCGATCGATCCGTGTCGAACATGTCTTTATCACCACCGACGATGTCATGGCAGGCAGAGGCCCTCGATTCGGCGTGCTCGAGAAACGTATTCTCAATTCAGCGCTCCAGCTGCAAAAGTCGATTGAATCGGAATTGGCAGATGCCCAAGATGACGACAGCCGCAAGTCTGGCTTGGTCTGTGTACAAGCACGCACCTCCTTTCCCGGTCGACAGACTACCTTCGGCAAGGAGGCGGCCTGCCTGACGTTATCGCCGCTTGAATACTGGAACTTGGACTCGCAAGCCATCCTGAAAGATGACACGCCTGCGCTTTTTGTCGCTCATTCCTCGCTCAATCGCACCAGATTGGGGGCCCCAATGTCTCCTTCCACCACTCTGGCCGGGCGGTGGCATCTGTTCAAGCGATTGCCTCGAGCCGAATTCCTCGCCTTTACTTTTTTCTTGCACAACGACCATCCTGCCGCATGCTCCAATGCAGAATCTTCTCCATCTGTGGCCAAGCCAATCTCCTCGTCAGCCGCTCAAGCAAGCTGGCAAGATCTCCTCACTCGAGTCACGGGCGGTCAGGTACGGCTCATCGCGTCGCCTGAAAGCATCTCTCACAATCTCGTCCTGCAATTCGCTCCGCACGCAGCTGCATCCAAGCGCAAGCCTACACACATCTTCCTCTTGACAGCTTACGCCTTTGTCATCATCTACATCTCGCGTGGCCTCGTCAACTTGCGTAAAGTTCACTCGCGCTTCGGTCTTGCATTTACCGGCACCACCCAACTGATCATCAGCATGATCATGAGTGTTAGCATCTGTGCGCTTCTTGGTATCCGACTCACCCTTGTTCCTTGGGAACTCCTGCCTTTTGTcattgtcgtcgttggctCGGAGAACATGTACAGTCTCACCAAGGCCATCGTCGACACGCCGCTATCCCTTACAGTATCGTCACGCATCGCACACGGTTTGGGCAAAGTGGGCGTGCCCATCACCCTGACCACGCTCGCAGATattctgctgctgcttgtcaTCGCTCTCTTCATCGAGGTGAGAGCTGTGCGCGAGTTTTGCATCTTTGCCATTTTCTCACTCATCATGGACTGGTTCCTGCAGATGACCTTCTTCGTCACCGTcctcagcatcgacatgcaacgtctcgagctggccgACCTTCTGACGCAAGGCACTCGACTGAGCAGGAAGCAGGAGCATCTTTCACACTCACACGATAGCACTACCCACAGAAGCACCAGCGGCAGCGAAGATGCAGATGGTGACGCTCATTCTGACGCGAGGAAACGCGGTAGTGTCATCGGAGTACCTGCCAGATCTGGCAACATTGTCGTTGCAGCAGTGTCCAAGTTGTGGAAGGCAAGGACCGCCAGAACTGCAAGTCTCAccctcatcctcgtctaTATGGGTGGGCTTTACCTTTACTATGGGACAGGTTTCCCAAGCCATCAGCAATCGAGCTACATCCTTCCGGACGACTGGGATACAACTCGTCCCACTCCGTCCTCGAATAGCGCCTTTGATCCATTTGGACATCTCGATACCAAGCTCAATCCTTCTTTGCCTTGGTGGACGTCGTCGCCGAGCGCGGACTTCTGGACCTCACTCAACCCCATGGGCGCTCAAGAGCTGCGAATTGACGTCAGGCCGTGGACCATTCTCTCGCTTCGTTCATCTACCGAGGGACAGGCCCCTCCGTCTGTTGCCACTTTTGCAGACTGGGCCTTATTCCGTCCTAGAATTCGAGCAGTCGTCTGGtttgtcaagctcgtcatccttCCAATTTCTGGCACCACAGCGCTACTCTGGATGTTGTTGCTCTACCTGCTCAAAGATActgagcttcttgacgcACAGCGGGACAAATCCGAAGCGGATCCCTCCGAGGGGATGAACGGATGTACAGCCCCTACCTCGCCGTTGTCTCTTGAACCCAAAACTGCGGTCATCGCCAACGCTCACTCCTGTGATATCGAATATCTCGTTCAGGACGGAGGGCTTGCAGCCTCGATTGATAATGGTGGAGACATTCACATTTGGAGAGTCGACGGCGGCAACGCATCGAATGAAGATTCGcgacgaagaagcacgATTGGCAGAGCACGTTCGGGGCTTGCACTCGAACAGAGCGTTTTCGTAGCACTGGCACTCTCAGCCGAGGCAGGCTGGTTGGCCATCGGATATGCATCGGGTAGAGTGCTGTTCCTCTCCGCTGAGACTTTGGAGCCAATTTGGGATTACATTGTCCTTGATTCGGCCTCGCCCATCACTAGCTTGACGCCGCAGCACCAAGAATCCATGCACCGCCTCGACACGGCTGTTGCGCTGTCGGCCCACTGCGACGGCACGATTCGCGTTTGGAATGTAGCACGAAAAGAGGTCAAGCTGGTTACATCTCGAACCCAACTTGACTCCCGGTTGCGCTGGCGATCCTTGAATGTCCTCGTGGCTGCGGGCCAGAATCCGAGCGCCAACATCATCAGCAGTAGCACAGCCAATGGCAGTTCAGTCAGCTCGGCGTCATCTCGAACACCTTTGATAGGCTTTGCAACTTCTGACGGCCAATTTCATATTCGAGCAGTAGAGTCGGGAGGCGTAAGCACCAAGACCGTGTTCACTCTCAAGATGGAAGACCGCGGCCAAATCTGCTCGGCGCTACTCTGTCAGCTGTCTAGTCGACCGTCTGTGGCAGACGAGGCACCGCTGTTGAGAAACACACTCCTCCTCGGTTTCGCCAATGGGCGAGCACAGCTGATTGACTCGGATTCAGCCGaaagcatcagcagcgtcgacttggacgaTGGGCCTGTAATAGGCCTTTCAGCCATGGACTCTGGCGAGGTCAGCACTTCTGCGTTCATCGCACAGACCACAGGTCGAGCTTCACTGCTCGTTGTCTCGAGCGGTCCTTCCGCTGGAGCTGCAGTGATGGAGAAGAGCGGGTCCATTcacagcagcttgagcgcggTGGCATCCGGCTCACCCCTCCGCATTCGCACGCCGAACGGATCTAGCACGAATGCTGCTAATTTCTGGGCAGACGTCTCGACACCGCCGAGTCCTGCCTCGGAGCTTACGAATCCAATGGCGTACCCGATGTCGTCGCATGGATCGGCTTCTAGGCTGCGTCGCGCAAGTGCACACATGCGAGATCGCAGCGGCACGGGCGCATCGGCCGATGGTAGCTCTCAGACTTTGGCAGCctcatcgagcttgtcggtCTTCCCGAACACGCCACCGCCTAGCGGAACCATGCAGAAGTCGGATGACCGCCAGCTGAGGTTTCTTGGCTGGGTTCGATGTCAGAGAGGCGGAAGCTTTGCCGCTGGGGCTGGAAGCCTACTCGTCGGTGTTGGTCGAGCgccgaggagctcgactcAGAGCCGATGGGAGTGGTGGGCGCTTGACCTGCGCGAAGAACTGATTCTCGGACGCGGCGGAGAACTTATGGTGCCACGTCAGCCATTACTCCTCACGTCGGAACAGGTAACCAGGAGGCCGTCGCCAGGTCGTCAATCTCTGCAACATTCGCGAACAGGACGGCGCTCACTAGAGATATCGCTCGATGATGCGTTGTCGTTCTCACGCCTGCATCCTGTGCAGGGTCTCTCAACGTCTCAGCGCCATGAGACTGGCCTCATCTTTGGATTTGGAGGCTCGATTGGCGTGCTCCGCATCTATTCAAAGCCAGCCTGA
- a CDS encoding putative phosphogluconate dehydrogenase (decarboxylating) has protein sequence MSSQAVADIGLIGLAVMGQNLILNMNDKGFTVCAYNRTTSKVDDFLANEAKGTNVVGAKSIEEFVAKLKRPRKMILLVKAGPAVDAFIEQLLPHLEQGDIVIDGGNSHYPDSIRRCKELEAKGILFVGSGVSGGEEGARHGPSLMPGGSDAAWPHIKEIFQKTAAQSDGEPCCDWVGQTGAGHYVKMVHNGIEYGDMQLICEAYDILKHGLGLKEGEIGDIFTKWNTGVLDSFLIEITRDILKYNDEDGAPLLTKIMDSAGQKGTGKWTAINALDLGQPVTLIGEAVFARCLSSLKGERTRASKILGGPQIKPFEGNKEQFIADLEQALYASKIVSYAQGFMLMREAAKEYDWKLNNPSIALMWRGGCIIRSVFLKDITAAFRKNPELENLLFDDFFNKAIHNAQEGWRRVVAQAILWGIPTPAFSTALAFFDGYRRELLPANLLQAQRDYFGAHTFRVLPQFASEKLPEGQDIHINWTGRGGNVSASTYQA, from the exons ATGTCGTCCCAAGCTGT TGCCGATATCGGCCTCATCGGCCTTGCCGTCATGGGTCAGAACCTGATCCTCAACATGAACG ACAAGGGCTTCACCGTCTGCGCCTACAACCGTACCACCAGCAAGGTGGACGACTTCCTCGCCAACGAGGCTAAGG GCACCAACGTCGTTGGCGccaagtcgatcgaggaATTCGTTGCCAAGCTTAAGCGCCCTCGCAAGATGATTCTCCTCGTCAAGGCCGGTCCCGCCGTCGACGCTTTCATTGAGCAGCTCCTCCCCCACCTCGAGCAGGGTGACATTGTCATTGACGGTGGTAACTCGCACTACCCCGACTCGATCCGCCGCtgcaaggagctcgaggccAAGGGAATCCTCTTTGTCGGCTCCGGTGTATCCGGTGGTGAGGAGGGTGCGCGTCACGGCCCTTCGCTCATGCCCGGTGGTTCGGATGCTGCATGGCCCCACATCAAGGAGATTTTCCAGAAGACCGCTGCTCAGTCGGATGGCGAGCCATGCTGTGACTGGGTCGGCCAAACCGGTGCCGGCCACTACGTCAAGATGGTCCACAACGGTATCGAGTACGGCGATATGCAGCTCATCTGCGAGGCCTACGACATCCTTAAGCACGGCCTTGGTCTCAAGGAGGGCGAGATTGGTGACATTTTCACCAAGTGGAACACTGGTGTCCTCGACTCGTTCCTCATCGAGATCACCCGTGACATTCTCAAGTacaacgacgaggatggcgcCCCTCTGCTCACCAAGATCATGGACTCGGCCGGACAGAAGGGTACCGGTAAGTGGACCGCCATCAACGCGCTCGACCTCGGCCAGCCCGTCACCCTCATCGGCGAGGCCGTCTTTGCCCGATGCCTTTCGTCGCTCAAGGGCGAGCGTACTCGTGCCTCCAAGATCCTCGGCGGTCCCCAGATCAAGCCCTTCGAGGGTAACAAGGAGCAGTTCATCGCCGACCTCGAGCAGGCTCTATACGCTTCCAAGATTGTCTCGTACGCCCAAGGCTTCATGTTGATGCGCGAGGCCGCCAAGGAGTACGACTGGAAGCTCAACAACCCCTCGATCGCGCTCATGTGGCGTGGTGGTTGCATCATCCGATCCGTCTTCCTCAAGGACATCACTGCGGCCTTCCGCAAGAACCCCGAGCTGGAGAACTTGCTCTTCGACGACTTCTTCAACAAGGCTATCCACAATGCTCAGGAGGGCTGGCGCCGCGTGGTCGCCCAGGCCATCCTGTGGGGTATCCCCACCCCGGCCTTCTCGACCGCCCTTGCCTTCTTTGACGGCTACCGTCGCGAGCTGCTCCCCGCCAACCTGCTGCAGGCCCAGCGTGACTACTTTGGTGCTCACACCTTCCGTGTTCTGCCCCAGTTCGCCAGCGAAAAGCTTCCCGAGGGCCAGGACATCCACATCAACTGGACAGGCCGTGGTGGTAACGTCTCGGCTTCCACCTACCAGGCATAA
- a CDS encoding uncharacterized protein (related to c-module-binding factor) yields the protein MPETTHSAVNANKRPHPPASTNSPQQLNKASQSPKVANSIARLRQSPRTATLSAIAMLPASSRGASSNSPSISSGLHASMSTRALSNTGSDASSSGTGIRRSPSWNANATGHRARGSLDRVANIPEPEDAAQQDGASDSEPDDVVILSVLKRTRDLSNAEDQSTPQQPQKPASGNGIEQSLAPTSGVSSGDIAQRKTSDALPSNMSNDDQIGSVTPHRTSLNDSVDPQRLPKLPGNDLSSLESVDYERLVDGHAKVITAVSCLEISEKELEELIIELVESSGEPLVISDLHKTALWSSDLFRPQSQQEILTPEQNDRLHGEHLSQWSQWRDILNKVVHPRLAFHGAHDVSTSLQSQARPDTLRRYFGRERACIPLQRYMCSSLGQNLMVWSDPDASAVWMVTQSDDADALDRYIASKGGDPHSKRFVPHLTELADAGFPIFCWKQRVGDLVLIPPRASHLVVNIGGRTMQAAWSRMTVDTLTSALFNDLPLYQRICQVEGYHIKSIIEYTLSSVTKQVETHLANKRDTPLTQVRELRSLLLLYDAILSAEYVPEWRDIAVEGGEDSYVECDFCGADVLHGYFECPVGETLCALCYCQGRLCKCGNAVEALQPRQHWRRFGERLQIRNLAAKALLTVEPELALAIQDRSDAANDDAEQDSPLLPVEMLEEDEVGKRSWPLSFLAAMKLYKRRQTADWQTSREPCKICKASLDLSQRYHCKPCGHSYCFGCLLHELYIHPVHALAQNEAKQFHNYHKKASALDYKEWKQDPLEFLAEARAHFALIESARINMKSRPVTNGCRIGFLDVSDQYPQGLSGTLGVKQSIKAQVDQVKAVTDLSSRSATPVPRKRSNGSDEPTPNGSPKSPLRKKAKFILKRTGENGIPMMETPREQSILRDAVTSPVDTQLKPSVSSGFRKSDQVTQMTADQLVTPVPTVANGIRNFVLGLNSTGQSVPSLSAADQASTPVSSLDSSSVPSGSLDMALSKPTVFETSVSKRASTAAAKNVPNVMPVVPSSTSTATISSLAARAKLAAPSKFTPSANIQDGTGVSPFQRSSVPVPSPAPTVAPTATLSPSSPPNQSLTPALADETSDQGTLALATSAVAAGISSSPRESAAASPGSAAAGLGSLSNINLRVVTEILRIFSQSNQKSIEGQVAVILEAQMAQAEECKQAAAKEAEEQRQATAKVEATLLHRIGQLSQEVNNLAQQHKLEIRDLKSRHEAALKELRQKLHEVAGQQVDTVQRVKKFDEKLSGLLDDIERQAQAHLQAELSSQTLQPSDIGQPVPSTHFAPTSNVR from the exons ATGCCTGAAACAACGCACTCAGCCGTGAACGCAAACAAGCGACCTCATCCACCCGCGTCAACTAATTCTCCGCAGCAGCTAAACAAGGCAAGTCAGTCGCCCAAAGTCGCGAATTCAATCGCTAGACTACGACAGAGCCCGAGAACAGCGACGCTCTCTGCCATTGCCATGCTCCCAGCGTCCTCACGAGGTGCTTCTTCGAATTCCCCTTCGATATCGTCAGGCTTGCATGCTTCCATGTCGACCCGAGCCCTTTCCAACACAGGCTCCGATGCATCCTCGAGTGGCACTGGCATTCGACGCAGCCCTTCATGGAATGCCAACGCGACAGGTCACCGTGCTCGTGGATCtctcgatcgagttgcAAACATTCCCGAACCGGAAGACGCTGCCCAGCAAGATGGTGCGTCAGACTCTGAGCCCGACGACGTCGTCATCCTGAGCGTCCTAAAACGAACCAGAGACCTATCAAATGCTGAAGATCAGTCAACtccgcagcagccgcaaaAACCAGCAAGCGGCAACGGTATTGAGCAGTCTCTGGCGCCAACCAGTGGCGTCTCGTCTGGCGATATAGCGCAGAGGAAAACAAGCGATGCTCTCCCGTCAAACATGTCCAATGACGACCAGATCGGATCAGTCACACCACACAGGACTTCTCTGAACGATTCTGTGGACCCTCAAAGGCTTCCTAAGCTCCCCGGGAACGACCTGTCTTCCTTGGAATCAGTCGACTATGAGCGGCTGGTGGACGGGCATGCCAAGGTCATCACAGCTGTAAGCTGTCTCGAAATCTCCGAGAAAGAACTCGAGGAGCTCATAatcgagctggtcgaaAGTTCAGGCGAGCCATTGGTCATCTCCGACCTTCACAAGACTGCGTTGTGGTCTTCGGATCTGTTCAGGCCGCAAAG TCAACAAGAAATTCTGACTCCCGAGCAAAATGACAGGCTGCATGGAGAGCATTTGTCCCAATGGTCGCAGTGGCGCGATATTCTGAACAAAGTGGTGCATCCGCGCCTTGCGTTCCATGGCGCCCACGATGTGTCGACGTCTCTTCAATCCCAAGCGCGCCCCGACACCTTGAGGAGATACTTTGGCCGTGAACGTGCTTGTATACCTCTGCAGCGTTACATGTGCTCAAGCCTCGGTCAAAACCTGATGGTCTGGAGCGACCCAGACGCTTCCGCGGTGTGGATGGTTACTCAGTCTGACGACGCAGATGCCTTGGACCGGTATATTGCCTCCAAAGGCGGCGATCCTCACTCAAAGAGGTTTGTACCGCACCTCACTGAGCTTGCCGATGCAGGCTTCCCCATCTTTTGCTGGAAGCAACGCGTCGGCGACCTAGTGCTCATTCCACCGCGCGCATCACACCTGGTCGTCAACATTGGTGGCCGCACCATGCAGGCAGCCTGGTCGCGCATGACCGTCGACACGCTGACAAGTGCGTTGTTCAACGACCTTCCCCTGTACCAGCGCATCTGCCAAGTGGAAGGCTACCACATCAAGTCGATCATTGAATACACGCTTAGCTCAGTTAccaagcaagtcgagacTCATCTCGCAAATAAGCGCGACACACCGCTGACGCAAGTTCGCGAACTCCGTagtctgctgctgctgtatGATGCTATTCTCTCCGCCGAGTATGTCCCCGAATGGCGCGACATTGCCGTGGAAGGAGGCGAGGACAGCTATGTCGAGTGCGACTTCTGCGGCGCAGATGTCTTGCACGGCTATTTTGAATGCCCAGTCGGCGAGACTTTGTGCGCTTTGTGCTACTGTCAGGGACGACTCTGCAAATGTGGTAACGCCGTTGAAGCGTTGCAGCCGCGCCAACATTGGCGCCGCTTCGGCGAACGCTTACAGATTCGCAACCTGGCCGCAAAGGCTCTCTTGACCGTGGAACCAGAGCTAGCGTTAGCAATCCAGGATAGGAGCGACGCTGCTAATGATGATGCGGAGCAGGATTCACCTTTGCTACCCGTGGAGATGCTAGAGGAGGACGAAGTGGGCAAAAGAAGCTGGCCACTCAGCTTTCTGGCCGCGATGAAGCTGTACAAGCGTCGTCAGACCGCGGACTGGCAGACCAGCAGGGAGCCCTGCAAGATCTGCAAAGCATCCCTGGATCTGTCGCAGCGGTACCACTGCAAACCGTGCGGCCACTCGTACTGCTTTGGATGCCTGTTGCACGAGCTGTACATCCATCCGGTGCATGCTTTGGCTCAGAACGAAGCCAAGCAGTTCCACAACTACCACAAAAAGGCCAGCGCGTTGGATTACAAGGAGTGGAAGCAAGATCCACTTGAGTTCCTCGCCGAAGCTCGCGCCCATTTTGCGCTTATTGAATCTGCACGAATCAATATGAAAAGCCGTCCTGTCACCAATGGCTGTCGTATCGGCTTTCTCGATGTCTCTGATCAGTACCCGCAAGGACTTTCGGGCACTCTCGGTGTGAAGCAGTCCATCAAGGCACAGGTCGACCAGGTCAAAGCGGTGACAGATCTGTCGTCTCGCTCGGCCACACCCGTACCGCGCAAGCGTTCGAACGGCTCGGATGAGCCCACACCAAACGGATCGCCCAAGTCGCCCTTGAGGAAGAAGGCTAAGTTCATCCTTAAGCGTACGGGCGAGAATGGGATCCCCATGATGGAGACGCCACGAGAGCAAAGTATTTTACGAGACGCCGTGACTTCTCCAGTTGACACGCAGTTGAAGCCATCTGTTTCGTCGGGATTCCGCAAAAGTGACCAAGTTACTCAAATGACAGCCGATCAGCTCGTCACTCCGGTACCCACAGTCGCCAATGGCATCCGAAATTTTGTGCTCGGCTTGAACAGCACAGGACAATCAGTTCCCTCACTAAGCGCCGCCGATCAGGCAAGTACACCTGTTTCATCGCTCGATTCGTCTTCGGTCCCATCCGGCTCTCTCGACATGGCACTCAGCAAGCCCACTGTGTTCGAAACGTCGGTGAGCAAGCGCGCTAGCACAGCCGCAGCTAAAAATGTGCCAAATGTAATGCCAGTGGTTcccagctcgacgagcacggCAACTATCTCCAGTCTCGCCGCCAGGGCCAAGCTCGCAGCACCGAGCAAGTTCACTCCTTCCGCCAACATTCAAGACGGAACGGGTGTCTCTCCGTTCCAACGATCGTCGGTACCAGTTCCGAGTCCAGCCCCTACTGTGGCTCCGACAGCAACGCTCAGCCCTTCGTCGCCTCCTAATCAAAGTCTGACTCCGGCTTTGGCGGACGAGACAAGCGACCAAGGGACCTTGGCATTGGCGACAAGCGCGGTAGCCGCTGGAATCTCTTCGAGCCCTAGAGAaagtgcagcagcatcgccagGATCCGCTGCGGCTGGCCTTGGCTCGCTAAGTAACATCAATTTGCGGGTGGTGACTGAGATCCTGCGCATCTTCAGCCAGTCGAATCAGAAGTCGATTGAAGGTCAAGTGGCAGTGATTCTTGAGGCGCAGATGGCCCAAGCGGAAGAGTGCAAACAAGCAGCGGCGAAAGAGGCCGAAGAACAGCGCCAGGCGACGGCAaaggtggaagcgacgcTGTTGCATAGAATTGGTCAGCTAAGCCAGGAAGTGAATAACCTGGCGCAACAACACAAGTTGGAAATAAGGGATCTCAAGAGTAGGCACGAAGCGGCCTTGAAGGAACTCAGGCAGAAGCTGCACGAGGTAGCCGGACAGCAGGTGGATACGGTGCAGCGGGTCAAAAAGTTTGATGAAAAACTCTCAGGGCTTCTAGACGACATTGAGCGACAGGCGCAAGCGCATCTACAGGCAGAGCTTTCATCCCAAACCTTGCAGCCTTCCGACATCGGGCAGCCAGTGCCAAGCACCCACTTTGCCCCTACAAGCAATGTGCGTTAA